The following are from one region of the Pleurodeles waltl isolate 20211129_DDA chromosome 4_1, aPleWal1.hap1.20221129, whole genome shotgun sequence genome:
- the LOC138287414 gene encoding uncharacterized protein, translated as MAGLPSSLGLLADYASSSDEGASDGGETRAGDDPISGALKSHSPGTTVNYFEGRDSSSSDEESGSNTVDMTCSVDTAPAVPVCSVEYHLETRLPAPKLGPVADSHQTHGQSGVFANPFREEQKAQLTLLEKHVQLTLQEKPMEIGGRKICLAYRKDGRCRFGRSCKFAHDSDLLVTSNAEIPRIHSEDASVVTCTQEWAGEEGGVVFDNVQPQQGKRKSGLSQTLIPPKRTLKHYKAQLGKERPWVL; from the exons ATGGCTGGGCTTCCGAGTTCGCTGGGCCTGCTGGCTGACTACGCCTCTTCCAGCGACGAAGGAGCGTCCGACGGAGGTGAGACCCGCGCAGGCGATGACCCCATAAGCGGTGCCTTGAAATCCCATTCGCCTGG AACAACAGTGAATTATTTTGaaggcagagacagcagcagcagcgATGAAGAGTCTggtagcaatactgttgacatGACCTGCTCAGTAGACACTGCACCTGCCGTACCAGTGTGCTCTGTGGAATACCACTTGGAAACCCGTCTTCCAGCCCCCAAGCTAGGGCCAGTGGCTGATTCTCATCAGACGCATGGACAGTCGGGTGTCTTTGCCAACCCATTTCGGGAAGAACAGAAAGCACAACTCACTCTTTTAGAGAAACATGTGCAGTTGACACTGCAGGAGAAACCAATGGAAATTGGTGGACGCAAAATCTGCCTGGCATACCGGAAAGATGGGCGATGCCGCTTTGGTAGGAGCTGCAAGTTTGCTCATGATAGTGATCTACTAGTAACGTCTAATGCTGAGATCCCACGTATACATTCCGAGGACGCTTCAGTGGTTACCTGTACCCAGGAGTGGGCTGGCGAGGAAGGAGGAGTTGTCTTTGACAATGTGCAGCCACAGCAGGGGAAAAGAAAGTCTGGACTAAGTCAGACATTAATACCCCCAAAGCGCACTTTGAAGCATTACAAAGCTCAATTGGGCAAGGAACGGCCCTGGGTTTTATAG